The following coding sequences are from one Carettochelys insculpta isolate YL-2023 chromosome 5, ASM3395843v1, whole genome shotgun sequence window:
- the LHFPL2 gene encoding LHFPL tetraspan subfamily member 2 protein, producing MCHVIVTCRSMLWTLLSIVVAFAELIAFMSADWLIGKPKPVSSEETDNGTGGSQEPYHPTLGIYGRCTRIPHMQVSRRDTLCGPYAETFSEIASGFWQATAIFLAMGIMILCAVAFVSVFTMCVQSVMKKSIFNVCGLLQGIAGLFLILGLMLYPAGWGCQKAISYCGHYASAYKLGDCSLGWAFYTAIGGTGLTFICAVFSAQAEIATSSDKVQEEIEEGKNLICLL from the exons ATGTGTCATGTCATTGTAACTTGTCGCTCAATGCTGTGGACACTTCTGAGTATTGTAGTGGCTTTTGCAGAGCTCATAGCTTTCATGAGTGCAGATTGGCTAATTGGCAAACCCAAGCCTGTGAGCTCTGAGGAGACAGACAACGGAACAGGCGGCTCCCAGGAGCCTTACCATCCAACTTTGGGCATCTATGGGCGTTGTACCAGAATACCCCACATGCAGGTTTCCCGACGAGACACACTTTGTGGACCATATGCAGAGACCTTCAGTGAGATTGCCAGTGGATTCTGGCAGGCCACTGCTATTTTCCTTGCTATGGGGATCATGATTCTCTGTGCTGTGGCATTTGTCTCTGTCTTCACCATGTGTGTGCAGAGTGTCATgaagaaaagtatttttaatgTCTGTGGGTTGCTACAAGGGATTGCAG gcctcttcCTTATCTTAGGCTTGATGCTGTAccctgcaggttggggctgcCAGAAGGCAATAAGCTATTGTGGACACTATGCTTCTGCTTATAAACTAGGAGACTGCTCATTGGGCTGGGCCTTCTACACAGCTATCGGTGGCACTGGGCTGACATTCATCTGTGCCGTCTTCTCAGCGCAAGCAGAAATTGCCACATCCAGTGACAAAGTGCAAGAAGAAATTGAAGAGGGGAAAAACCTTATCTGCCTCCTTTAA